The following coding sequences lie in one Amycolatopsis cihanbeyliensis genomic window:
- the cysC gene encoding adenylyl-sulfate kinase, with the protein MGPLVRIATAGSVDDGKSTLIGRLLFDSKSILTDQLAAVERTSAERNEETPNLALLTDGLRAEREQGITIDVAYRYFATPRRKFIIADTPGHLQYTRNMVTGASTADLALILVDARKGVLEQSRRHAFISSLLGLTHLVVCVNKMDLVDWSRERFEEIREEFRRFAMKLEIPDLTFIPMSALNGDNVVNRSAEMPWYEGTSLLQHLERVHVASDQNLIDVRLPVQYVIRADQDFRGYSGSMSGGVLKTGDEVAVLPAGFTSRVTAIWGPGGSAVAEAFPPQAVTVELADHVDVGRGDLICRPGNRPHTGQDIDAMVCWLTEQSALSPGARYAVQHTSRLVRGSVRELDYRLDINTLHRDESASSLSLNEIGRIRLRTQSPLLFDPYRRNRDTGCFVLIDEATNNTVAAGMIIGPRVTHANVAWHATAVTREQRATRGLTLWLTGLSGSGKSTVAVELERRLVASGRPAYVLDGDNLRHGLNADLGFDPADRAENVRRVGAVARLFADAGNIAIVSSISPYAADRDQVRAAHEEAGISFVEIFVDTPLAVCEARDPKGLYAKARAGAIRDLTGVDAPYEAPARPELVLRHSAGDPAALAASVLAYLDE; encoded by the coding sequence ATGGGACCGCTAGTCCGGATAGCCACGGCGGGCAGTGTCGACGACGGCAAGTCCACGCTCATCGGCAGGCTTCTCTTCGACTCCAAGTCGATCCTCACCGACCAGCTGGCCGCGGTGGAGCGCACCAGCGCGGAACGCAACGAGGAGACCCCGAACCTCGCCCTGCTGACCGACGGCCTGCGGGCGGAACGCGAGCAGGGCATCACCATCGACGTGGCGTACCGCTATTTCGCCACGCCCAGGCGCAAGTTCATCATCGCCGACACCCCCGGCCACCTGCAGTACACCCGGAACATGGTGACCGGGGCTTCCACGGCCGACCTGGCGTTGATCCTGGTCGACGCGCGCAAGGGCGTGCTCGAACAGTCCCGGCGGCACGCGTTCATCTCGTCCCTGCTGGGGTTGACACACCTCGTGGTGTGCGTCAACAAGATGGATCTCGTCGACTGGTCGCGGGAGCGTTTCGAGGAGATCCGCGAGGAGTTCCGCCGGTTCGCGATGAAGCTCGAGATCCCCGACCTCACCTTCATCCCGATGTCCGCGCTGAACGGGGACAACGTGGTGAACCGGAGCGCGGAGATGCCGTGGTACGAGGGCACGTCGCTGCTGCAACACCTGGAGCGGGTGCACGTCGCATCCGACCAGAACCTGATCGACGTCCGGCTCCCCGTGCAGTACGTGATCCGGGCCGACCAGGACTTCCGCGGGTACTCCGGCAGCATGTCCGGTGGGGTGCTGAAGACCGGCGACGAGGTCGCGGTGCTGCCCGCCGGGTTCACCTCGCGCGTCACGGCCATCTGGGGTCCCGGCGGTTCCGCGGTCGCGGAGGCCTTCCCACCCCAGGCGGTGACCGTCGAACTGGCCGACCATGTGGACGTGGGCCGGGGTGACCTGATCTGCCGGCCGGGCAACCGCCCGCACACCGGGCAGGACATCGACGCGATGGTGTGTTGGCTGACCGAGCAGTCCGCGTTGAGCCCGGGTGCCAGGTATGCCGTCCAGCACACCTCCCGTCTCGTCCGGGGCTCCGTGCGCGAGCTGGACTACCGGCTCGACATCAACACCCTGCACCGGGACGAGTCGGCTTCCTCGCTGTCGCTCAACGAGATCGGTCGTATCCGGCTGCGCACCCAGTCGCCGCTGCTGTTCGACCCCTACCGGCGCAACCGTGACACCGGCTGCTTCGTGCTGATCGACGAGGCCACGAACAACACGGTGGCGGCCGGAATGATCATCGGTCCGCGCGTGACGCACGCGAACGTGGCGTGGCACGCGACCGCGGTCACCCGTGAGCAACGCGCGACCAGGGGGCTGACGCTGTGGCTGACCGGCCTGTCCGGCTCCGGTAAGTCGACCGTGGCGGTCGAGCTGGAGCGGCGGCTGGTCGCCTCCGGTCGCCCCGCCTACGTGCTCGACGGGGACAACCTCCGACACGGCTTGAACGCCGATCTCGGCTTCGACCCCGCCGACCGCGCCGAGAACGTTCGCAGGGTCGGCGCGGTGGCGCGGCTTTTCGCCGACGCGGGCAACATCGCGATCGTGTCGTCGATCAGCCCGTACGCGGCGGACCGCGACCAGGTACGGGCGGCACACGAGGAGGCCGGAATCTCCTTTGTGGAGATATTCGTGGACACCCCGCTCGCGGTCTGCGAAGCCCGCGATCCCAAGGGGTTGTACGCGAAGGCGCGCGCGGGCGCGATCCGGGACCTCACCGGGGTGGACGCGCCGTACGAGGCGCCCGCCCGGCCGGAGCTGGTGCTGCGGCATTCCGCGGGCGATCCGGCGGCGCTGGCCGCCTCCGTACTGGCTTATCTCGACGAGTGA
- a CDS encoding MFS transporter, with the protein MRTGIYVVVVLTAGAYLPSPLYPGYQGAIGFSDLTMTVIYATFALVSAPALLLCGSASDALGPRTVLRAAVVAAAVGTACFAVASGTMWLVVGRAAQGIALGAATGAASALIGQHAGGSKGGGGTVPASTAFVAGTAIGPIAGGLLAQYAPAPLVLPFVLHLVLLWFGWRAVSALPAPSAPRARRWIPTRPRVPAGARPLFATAALTGFLAWAVAGLFLSVIPALLDRAAHTNLAVTGGVLGAVLVCSVLAQPVVPRVGPRYAQLAGLAALSGSVVVLALSLGGRPSLTLLAAVIAGAGHGLAYGGAVAAMERGTPPDRRGAVTGALYLAFYLGAGCPAIAIGLITLGHSLMTATLCVTAAVAVLVPLNAAAVVSVRPAERPCPRRSG; encoded by the coding sequence TGCGCACGGGGATCTACGTCGTGGTCGTGCTCACCGCCGGGGCCTACCTGCCGAGCCCCCTGTACCCGGGCTATCAGGGGGCCATCGGGTTCAGCGACCTGACCATGACCGTCATCTACGCGACGTTCGCGCTGGTCAGCGCGCCGGCGCTGCTGCTGTGCGGGTCCGCGTCGGATGCGCTGGGTCCCCGGACGGTCCTGCGAGCCGCCGTCGTGGCCGCCGCGGTCGGCACCGCTTGCTTCGCTGTCGCCTCCGGGACGATGTGGCTCGTGGTCGGGCGGGCCGCGCAAGGGATCGCGCTGGGTGCGGCCACCGGAGCGGCGAGTGCGCTGATCGGTCAGCACGCGGGTGGGTCGAAAGGGGGCGGCGGGACCGTGCCGGCCAGCACGGCATTCGTGGCAGGCACCGCCATCGGTCCGATCGCCGGTGGCCTGCTGGCGCAGTACGCGCCGGCGCCGCTGGTGCTGCCGTTCGTCCTGCACCTGGTGCTGCTGTGGTTCGGGTGGCGAGCTGTCTCGGCCCTGCCCGCGCCGTCCGCGCCGCGGGCACGGCGATGGATCCCCACCCGCCCCCGCGTTCCGGCCGGTGCCCGACCGCTGTTCGCCACCGCCGCGCTGACCGGGTTTCTCGCCTGGGCGGTGGCCGGTCTCTTCCTCTCGGTCATCCCGGCGCTGCTCGACCGGGCGGCGCACACCAACCTCGCCGTCACCGGCGGTGTGCTGGGTGCCGTGTTGGTGTGTTCCGTGCTGGCGCAACCCGTCGTGCCTCGGGTCGGTCCCCGGTATGCGCAGCTTGCCGGGCTGGCGGCGCTGTCGGGCAGCGTCGTGGTGCTGGCACTGAGCCTCGGCGGTCGGCCGTCGCTGACCCTGCTCGCGGCGGTGATCGCCGGCGCGGGGCACGGGCTCGCCTACGGTGGTGCCGTCGCGGCCATGGAGCGCGGCACCCCACCGGACCGGCGCGGTGCCGTCACCGGTGCGCTGTATCTCGCCTTCTATCTCGGTGCCGGATGCCCGGCCATCGCCATCGGTCTGATCACGCTCGGACATTCCCTGATGACGGCGACCTTGTGTGTCACCGCCGCTGTCGCCGTGCTCGTGCCGCTGAACGCCGCGGCCGTGGTCTCGGTTCGGCCCGCTGAGCGGCCGTGTCCCCGGCGTTCCGGCTGA
- a CDS encoding sulfotransferase translates to MSRPRVLYVTGWMRSGSTLLGNVLGELPGVLHVGELHYLWRNGVLNLGTNSTCGCGRDLRACDIWSAVLAANGTAEPAAARAMVGQQRALLRTRHTRRRLAESLGKAPRAPEVDEAVGRTAEIYRLLAGHGGERLIVDGSKYPAEAAALLGRSDLDVRVLHMVRDARATALSYARAKDYIDPMSPSRSSGYWTAFNLASELIGRAAPDRYLRVRHEDLCRAPREVLTEVLRFAGLADDPPVGESGRVNLGANHTVTGNPDRLAKGDTRIRPDERWRTQLPAPRIAAATMTALPMLARYGYRLLPNAKEG, encoded by the coding sequence ATGAGCAGGCCACGCGTCCTCTACGTCACCGGTTGGATGCGCAGCGGCAGCACCTTACTCGGCAACGTCCTCGGCGAGCTGCCGGGTGTGCTGCACGTCGGCGAGCTGCATTACTTGTGGCGTAACGGTGTACTGAACCTCGGCACCAACTCCACCTGCGGTTGCGGCCGGGACCTGCGCGCCTGCGATATCTGGTCGGCGGTCCTGGCGGCCAACGGCACGGCGGAGCCCGCCGCGGCTCGCGCCATGGTCGGCCAGCAGCGGGCGCTGCTGCGCACCCGGCACACCAGGCGGCGCCTTGCCGAGTCGCTCGGCAAGGCCCCGCGGGCGCCCGAGGTGGACGAGGCGGTCGGGCGCACGGCCGAGATCTACCGGCTGCTCGCCGGGCACGGCGGGGAACGGCTGATCGTGGACGGTTCGAAGTACCCCGCCGAGGCCGCGGCGCTGCTCGGCCGTTCCGATCTGGACGTCCGCGTGCTGCACATGGTGCGCGACGCGCGCGCGACCGCGCTGTCCTACGCCCGCGCCAAGGACTACATCGACCCGATGAGCCCGAGCCGCAGCAGCGGGTACTGGACCGCCTTCAACCTGGCTTCGGAGCTCATCGGGCGGGCCGCGCCCGACCGCTACCTGCGCGTCCGGCACGAGGACCTGTGCCGGGCACCGCGGGAGGTGCTCACCGAGGTGCTGCGATTCGCCGGGCTGGCCGACGACCCCCCGGTCGGGGAATCCGGCCGGGTCAACCTCGGGGCGAACCACACCGTGACCGGCAACCCCGACCGGCTGGCCAAGGGGGACACCCGGATCCGCCCGGACGAGCGCTGGCGCACGCAACTGCCCGCGCCACGGATCGCCGCCGCGACCATGACCGCCCTGCCGATGCTCGCTCGCTACGGGTACCGGCTCCTGCCGAACGCCAAGGAGGGTTAG
- the cysD gene encoding sulfate adenylyltransferase subunit CysD, translated as MVTTTYELTHLGMLEAEAVHIFREVAATFEKPALLFSGGKDSVVMLHLAAKAFWPGPLPFPVMHVDTGHNFDEVIEFRDRAVERYGIRLVVSSVQEDIDAGRVVEETGPRASRNRLQTTALLRGIAQHGFTAVFGGARRDEEKARAKERVFSFRDEFGQWDPRSQRPELWNLFNGRHRKGEHIRVFPLSNWTELDVWQYIRDEGIELPSIYYAHRRPVIHRDGMLLAHTGFLTLLDGEEPTETLVRFRTVGDATCTGCVESGAATPDEVVAEIAATRVTERGATRADDRISEAGMEDRKKEGYF; from the coding sequence ATGGTGACGACCACGTACGAGCTCACGCACCTGGGGATGCTCGAAGCGGAAGCGGTCCACATCTTCCGGGAGGTCGCCGCGACCTTCGAGAAGCCGGCGTTGCTGTTCTCCGGTGGCAAGGACTCCGTGGTGATGCTGCATCTCGCGGCCAAGGCGTTCTGGCCGGGACCGCTGCCGTTCCCCGTGATGCACGTCGACACCGGCCACAACTTCGACGAGGTGATCGAGTTTCGCGATCGCGCCGTCGAGCGGTACGGCATCCGGCTGGTCGTCAGCAGCGTGCAGGAGGACATCGACGCCGGTCGGGTGGTCGAGGAGACCGGACCGCGGGCCAGCCGCAACCGGCTGCAGACCACCGCGCTGCTGCGGGGCATCGCGCAGCACGGGTTCACCGCCGTGTTCGGGGGTGCCCGGCGGGACGAGGAGAAGGCGCGGGCGAAGGAGCGGGTGTTCAGCTTCCGCGACGAGTTCGGCCAGTGGGATCCGCGTAGCCAGCGCCCCGAGTTGTGGAACCTGTTCAACGGCAGGCACCGCAAGGGGGAGCACATCAGGGTGTTCCCGCTTTCCAACTGGACCGAGCTGGATGTCTGGCAGTACATCCGGGACGAGGGGATCGAGCTGCCGTCCATCTACTACGCGCACCGCCGCCCGGTGATCCACCGGGACGGGATGCTGCTGGCGCACACCGGATTCCTCACCCTGCTGGACGGCGAGGAACCGACCGAGACGCTGGTTCGCTTCCGCACCGTCGGGGACGCCACCTGCACCGGGTGCGTGGAGTCGGGCGCGGCGACGCCGGACGAGGTGGTCGCCGAGATCGCGGCGACCAGGGTCACCGAGCGCGGCGCGACCCGCGCGGACGACCGGATTTCCGAAGCGGGTATGGAAGACCGCAAGAAGGAGGGCTACTTCTGA
- a CDS encoding family 3 encapsulin nanocompartment shell protein yields MTELKSVERTPGEEFATAVGDARARRDLVVPFDTHLPAAFPLFASRPRYPVRHLLKTAPVTGEHASYVHEPPKGELGASGTSYGTTPEAHFAPRLERATLTDITATVPLPFGLLDWPELLTQYIDFRLLVRLSVVENQSLLHGTADGAITGLLNLPGTRHTNSPLGLEAAVTRAAAEVEETGGSCDGIVAHPFTYWEMVRAGLLERLQVAGITVSRTRMIARDRLLLGDFRAAFTLLLPNVAHIATRSGAEGDRLEACTRIGLAVHLPQHLMTLSWAAGR; encoded by the coding sequence TTGACCGAACTCAAGTCCGTCGAGCGCACACCCGGCGAGGAATTCGCCACCGCGGTGGGCGACGCGCGGGCGCGGCGCGACCTGGTCGTGCCGTTCGACACCCACCTGCCGGCGGCGTTCCCGCTCTTCGCCTCCCGGCCCCGGTACCCGGTGCGCCATCTGTTGAAGACGGCACCGGTCACCGGCGAGCACGCCTCCTACGTGCACGAGCCGCCGAAGGGCGAGCTGGGCGCCTCCGGCACGTCCTACGGCACGACCCCGGAGGCGCACTTCGCGCCGCGGCTGGAGCGGGCCACGCTCACCGACATCACGGCCACCGTCCCGCTGCCGTTCGGCCTGCTCGACTGGCCGGAGTTGCTGACGCAGTACATCGACTTCCGGTTGCTCGTGCGGTTGTCGGTGGTGGAGAACCAGTCGTTGCTGCACGGCACCGCCGACGGCGCGATCACCGGGCTGCTGAACCTTCCCGGCACCCGCCACACCAACTCCCCGCTCGGCCTCGAGGCCGCGGTGACCCGGGCCGCCGCCGAGGTCGAGGAGACCGGTGGTTCCTGCGACGGCATCGTCGCGCACCCGTTCACCTACTGGGAGATGGTGCGGGCCGGGCTGCTGGAACGGCTTCAGGTCGCGGGTATCACGGTGTCCCGCACCCGGATGATCGCGCGGGACCGCCTGCTGCTCGGGGACTTCCGCGCGGCGTTCACGCTACTGCTGCCGAATGTCGCGCATATCGCCACGCGGTCCGGTGCGGAGGGTGACCGGCTGGAGGCCTGCACGCGCATCGGCCTGGCGGTGCACCTGCCGCAGCACCTGATGACCCTCTCCTGGGCGGCCGGGCGATGA
- the pcaB gene encoding 3-carboxy-cis,cis-muconate cycloisomerase, with protein sequence MAVDHGLLAPAWAATGSADLVDDLAVLRAMVEVEVALARAQAELGVVPGSAVRAIEAAAGADTFDLPALAEGVRDTANPVVAFVGQFTAAVAEVDAEAAEYVHRGSTSQDILDTALMLVCRSVLERVGADLEDCAASLAGLARRHRDTPMVARTLTQHAVPTTFGLKAAGWLSGVLAAGERVDAARRSLPVSLGGAGGTLAAYEQYAVLHGVPGSTVALPGALARRLGLAEPTLPWHGMRAPLADVAAALSVVTGTLGKLAADVLVLGRTEVGEVAEPTEPGRGASSAMPQKRNPVFATLITTAARQLPPLAQVLFQSMSAEDERSAGGWHAEWQPLREALRSTAGASRNAALLLDGLRVFPERMAANLSATGGAVVSERLSAVLAGRIGKGPAKRLLTEATAADGPLAEAVAAHPALAGHELPAEEVAALLDPTGYPGIAAELVDRALAGYRSRTPPAGG encoded by the coding sequence ATGGCAGTGGACCATGGCCTGCTGGCCCCCGCCTGGGCCGCGACCGGCTCCGCCGACCTGGTCGACGACCTCGCGGTGTTGCGCGCCATGGTCGAGGTCGAGGTGGCCCTCGCCCGGGCGCAGGCCGAGCTCGGCGTGGTCCCCGGATCGGCGGTGCGGGCCATCGAGGCGGCCGCCGGTGCGGACACGTTCGACCTTCCGGCGCTGGCCGAGGGGGTGCGGGACACCGCCAACCCCGTGGTGGCCTTCGTCGGCCAGTTCACCGCCGCGGTGGCGGAGGTGGACGCCGAAGCGGCCGAGTACGTGCACCGGGGCAGCACCAGCCAGGACATCCTGGACACCGCGCTGATGCTGGTCTGCCGGTCCGTGCTGGAGCGGGTCGGCGCGGACCTCGAGGACTGCGCGGCCTCCCTCGCCGGGCTCGCCCGGAGACACCGGGACACCCCGATGGTGGCCCGCACGCTGACGCAGCACGCCGTCCCCACGACCTTCGGCCTCAAGGCGGCCGGATGGCTCAGCGGGGTCCTCGCGGCCGGTGAGCGGGTCGACGCCGCGCGGCGATCGTTGCCGGTCTCTCTCGGCGGCGCGGGCGGCACCCTCGCCGCCTACGAGCAGTATGCGGTCCTCCATGGCGTACCGGGCAGCACGGTCGCCCTGCCGGGGGCACTGGCGCGGCGGCTCGGGCTGGCCGAACCCACGCTCCCCTGGCACGGCATGCGCGCACCGCTCGCCGATGTCGCGGCGGCGCTGTCCGTGGTCACCGGCACGCTCGGCAAGCTGGCCGCGGACGTGCTTGTGCTCGGCAGGACCGAGGTCGGGGAGGTAGCCGAACCGACCGAGCCCGGCCGGGGTGCCTCCTCGGCGATGCCGCAGAAGCGCAACCCCGTGTTCGCCACGCTCATCACCACCGCCGCGCGCCAGCTACCGCCGCTGGCGCAGGTGCTGTTCCAGTCCATGTCGGCCGAGGACGAGCGGTCCGCGGGCGGCTGGCACGCCGAGTGGCAGCCCCTGCGCGAGGCCCTGCGCAGCACCGCCGGAGCGTCCCGCAACGCCGCCCTGCTGCTGGACGGCCTGCGGGTGTTCCCGGAGCGGATGGCCGCCAACCTGTCCGCGACCGGCGGGGCGGTGGTGTCCGAACGCCTGAGCGCGGTGCTGGCAGGCAGGATCGGCAAGGGCCCCGCCAAGCGGCTGCTCACCGAGGCCACCGCCGCGGACGGCCCGCTCGCCGAGGCCGTGGCCGCCCATCCCGCCCTTGCCGGGCACGAGCTGCCCGCCGAGGAGGTGGCCGCGCTGCTCGATCCGACGGGATACCCCGGGATCGCGGCGGAGCTGGTGGACCGGGCGCTCGCCGGGTACCGGAGCCGGACGCCGCCCGCGGGCGGGTGA
- a CDS encoding LysR substrate-binding domain-containing protein, with the protein MYHDLQINRLRALMTVVDLGGFRRAAEALHVTQPAVSQQIRQLGGLIKGPIFLSTGRELQLSSRGEELLGYARRIVALNDEAVDRFVPPAGTIRLSIGVGDQLAETLPDILAMLAKGVPNAQVSVRTGMSESLEAQVVAGRLDLALLLQHRSQVGTAMSHELGRMRMDWFGQPSYGDGAELPLTLFTEPCSLRSRILETFDASDLPWRVGYEGAELVGLRAATKAGLGVTCLVANGDELWGLPRTKLELPEPPGPLPVTMALSAGASAPGFVRVAKRALQNALHGYPFAD; encoded by the coding sequence GTGTATCACGATTTGCAGATCAACCGGCTCAGAGCCCTGATGACCGTGGTCGACCTCGGTGGCTTCCGCAGGGCCGCGGAGGCGCTGCACGTCACGCAGCCCGCGGTCAGCCAGCAGATCCGGCAGCTGGGCGGCCTCATCAAGGGCCCGATCTTCCTCTCCACCGGACGCGAGTTGCAGTTGAGCTCGCGGGGCGAGGAACTGCTCGGGTACGCCCGGCGCATCGTCGCGTTGAACGACGAGGCGGTGGATCGGTTCGTGCCGCCTGCGGGGACGATCCGGCTGTCCATCGGGGTCGGCGACCAGCTTGCCGAGACCCTCCCGGACATCCTCGCCATGCTGGCGAAGGGGGTACCGAACGCGCAGGTCAGCGTGCGTACCGGGATGAGCGAGTCACTCGAGGCCCAGGTGGTCGCCGGGCGGCTCGATCTCGCGCTGCTGCTGCAGCACCGCTCGCAGGTGGGCACCGCGATGAGCCACGAACTCGGGCGCATGCGGATGGACTGGTTCGGCCAACCCTCCTACGGGGACGGTGCCGAGCTGCCGCTCACCCTGTTCACCGAGCCGTGCTCGCTGCGCAGTCGCATCCTCGAGACCTTCGACGCCTCCGACCTGCCGTGGCGGGTCGGGTACGAGGGTGCCGAGCTGGTCGGCCTGCGCGCGGCTACCAAGGCCGGCCTGGGGGTGACCTGCCTGGTGGCCAACGGCGACGAGCTGTGGGGCCTGCCCCGCACGAAGCTCGAGCTGCCCGAACCGCCGGGGCCGTTGCCGGTGACCATGGCGCTGTCGGCCGGTGCCTCGGCACCGGGCTTCGTCCGGGTCGCCAAGCGGGCGTTGCAGAACGCGTTGCATGGCTACCCGTTCGCCGACTGA
- a CDS encoding SDR family NAD(P)-dependent oxidoreductase — translation MELGLKDRVALVAASSSGLGLATAKAFAAEGAHVSICGRDQLRLARAHAEVNAMGPGDVLSVAVDIRDENAAAGWVQQTAETFGELDVVVTNSGGVPFGPIDSFTVADYREAIDANLLPHVAITLAATPLLRARGWGRMLMIASEAIRQPHPESGLSSVARLGLLGHMKGLVHALGPNGVTVNVLAPGFHRTPILDEQFGETVEDELAKVANRIPLGRIGDIADFGALATFLASEQAAYVTGTVFLADGGNTRGIG, via the coding sequence ATGGAACTCGGACTGAAGGACCGTGTCGCGCTGGTCGCCGCATCGAGCAGCGGGCTCGGGCTGGCCACCGCGAAGGCCTTCGCCGCGGAAGGCGCCCACGTCTCGATCTGCGGCCGGGATCAGCTCCGGCTGGCCAGGGCGCACGCCGAGGTGAACGCGATGGGTCCCGGCGACGTACTCAGCGTCGCGGTGGACATCCGCGACGAGAACGCGGCGGCGGGGTGGGTCCAGCAGACCGCGGAGACCTTCGGCGAGCTCGACGTGGTGGTGACCAACAGCGGCGGCGTCCCGTTCGGACCGATCGACAGCTTCACCGTCGCCGACTACCGCGAGGCGATCGACGCGAACCTGCTGCCGCATGTGGCCATCACCCTCGCCGCGACCCCGTTGCTGAGGGCCCGTGGCTGGGGGCGGATGCTGATGATCGCCTCCGAGGCGATCCGCCAGCCGCACCCGGAGAGCGGGCTGTCCTCGGTCGCCAGGCTGGGCCTGCTCGGACACATGAAGGGGCTGGTGCACGCCCTCGGCCCGAACGGGGTCACGGTGAACGTGCTCGCGCCCGGCTTCCACCGCACACCGATCCTGGACGAGCAGTTCGGCGAGACCGTGGAGGACGAACTCGCCAAGGTCGCCAACCGGATCCCGCTCGGGCGGATCGGGGACATCGCGGACTTCGGCGCGCTCGCTACCTTTCTCGCCAGTGAACAGGCCGCCTACGTCACCGGCACGGTCTTCCTCGCCGACGGCGGCAACACGCGCGGAATAGGCTGA
- a CDS encoding M20/M25/M40 family metallo-hydrolase — MSLLGHVASTRKAALYVVKVGSASLRHGNVFDELAAIYQRGARVLLVAGGAAGIAEHYADIGRTMRTLHLRGGDEIRYCPPEEMPFIVSAYEQVTLPRVRRALSARGLTAHTAVAAEAALVCGTANPPLRAVRDGRTLLVRDHRAGLVSDVDTNRLLALLEAFDVVCVSPPVACAAGGSALNVDADVLAAELANALDADHLRLVTGTPGLLADPADPTSRQAHLLAGTGARYARGRMRHKVRAAEIALTGAADVAITGPHVLAPASGTRFWRAVPPAPDVEFLSRSVEISSVSGDERELADYLVDWCTEHGIDAEIDLAGNLVAVRGGGPHRLLMLGHLDTVPHRWPARWEGDTLSGRGCVDAKGSLVTFLETLAELDVPPWAQVRVVGAVEEEMTAAGAFFARDNYPADAVIIGEPSGAGALTISYNGLLKVRLSVRAPVGHTAGNGVSTAADELVDVVHRVRTEIAAASQEAMPAVLGIDARNGGDEQIGEAVLDVRVPHSTDVHELAAVVTAAAAPMRVEVLRATPGYATSRTSPLVRAFSRAFREAGVTPRFLAKKGSSDMNTLATTWRGVPMIAYGPGDASLDHTPAEHLAAAEFRQARTVLAGALAQWAAQVAPASAA; from the coding sequence ATGTCTTTACTCGGGCATGTCGCCAGCACGCGCAAGGCGGCGTTGTACGTGGTCAAGGTCGGCAGCGCCTCGCTGCGGCACGGCAACGTGTTCGACGAGCTGGCCGCGATCTACCAGCGTGGCGCGCGCGTGCTGCTCGTCGCGGGCGGCGCGGCCGGAATCGCCGAGCACTACGCCGATATCGGCCGTACCATGCGCACCCTGCACCTGCGTGGCGGCGACGAGATCCGCTACTGCCCGCCGGAGGAGATGCCGTTCATCGTCTCGGCCTATGAACAGGTGACCCTGCCGCGCGTGCGGCGCGCGCTGTCCGCGCGTGGACTCACCGCGCATACCGCGGTGGCGGCGGAGGCGGCACTGGTGTGTGGCACCGCCAACCCGCCACTGCGTGCCGTGCGCGACGGCCGGACCCTGCTGGTCCGCGACCACCGGGCCGGTCTGGTGTCCGATGTGGATACCAACAGGCTGCTCGCGTTGCTGGAAGCCTTCGATGTGGTATGCGTGTCACCGCCGGTGGCGTGTGCCGCGGGTGGCTCGGCGCTGAACGTCGACGCCGACGTACTCGCGGCCGAGCTGGCGAACGCGCTGGACGCCGACCATCTGCGGCTGGTCACCGGCACGCCGGGGCTGCTGGCCGATCCGGCGGACCCCACCTCGCGGCAGGCACACCTGCTCGCCGGTACCGGCGCGCGGTACGCGCGGGGCCGGATGCGGCACAAGGTGCGGGCCGCGGAGATCGCGCTGACCGGCGCGGCCGATGTCGCGATCACCGGCCCGCACGTCCTGGCACCGGCGTCCGGGACCCGCTTCTGGCGTGCCGTGCCGCCCGCACCGGACGTGGAGTTCCTCTCCCGCTCGGTGGAGATCTCCTCGGTGTCCGGTGACGAGCGCGAACTCGCCGACTACCTGGTGGACTGGTGTACCGAACACGGCATCGACGCCGAGATCGACCTCGCAGGGAACCTGGTCGCGGTGCGCGGCGGCGGGCCGCACCGGTTGCTCATGCTGGGACACCTGGACACCGTGCCGCACCGGTGGCCCGCGCGGTGGGAGGGGGACACCCTCTCCGGCCGTGGTTGCGTGGACGCCAAGGGCAGCCTGGTCACCTTCCTCGAGACCTTGGCCGAGCTGGACGTGCCGCCGTGGGCGCAGGTGCGCGTCGTCGGCGCGGTGGAGGAGGAGATGACCGCCGCGGGCGCGTTCTTCGCCAGGGACAACTATCCCGCGGACGCCGTGATCATCGGCGAGCCTTCCGGTGCCGGTGCCCTGACCATCAGCTACAACGGCCTGCTCAAGGTTCGGCTCTCGGTCCGCGCTCCGGTGGGCCACACGGCAGGCAACGGCGTGTCCACCGCGGCCGACGAGCTGGTGGACGTCGTGCACCGGGTGCGAACGGAGATCGCGGCGGCCAGCCAGGAGGCCATGCCGGCCGTGCTCGGTATCGACGCGCGCAACGGCGGGGACGAGCAGATCGGTGAGGCGGTGCTCGACGTCCGCGTGCCACACTCGACCGATGTGCACGAGCTGGCCGCCGTGGTGACCGCGGCGGCCGCGCCGATGCGGGTCGAGGTGCTGCGCGCCACGCCGGGATACGCGACCTCGCGGACCAGCCCGCTGGTGCGGGCGTTCTCCCGTGCCTTCCGGGAAGCCGGTGTCACGCCGCGTTTCCTCGCCAAGAAGGGCAGCAGCGATATGAACACGCTGGCCACCACGTGGCGGGGCGTGCCGATGATCGCCTACGGCCCCGGGGACGCGTCCCTGGATCACACCCCGGCCGAGCATCTCGCGGCCGCGGAGTTCCGTCAGGCCCGCACCGTGCTGGCCGGGGCGCTCGCCCAGTGGGCGGCCCAGGTGGCACCCGCTTCCGCGGCGTGA